The genome window TTAACTTTTAGTTGACTGACTATGTCTAtaacaaaaatgtataaaaatagcTTGCTATTAGAGGTTGATTGACCTTTCTctatatagaaaaaaattttgagactAAACTATACATTTGGGCACCTTGTATAAGTAAAGAGCATCACGCAAAtggggaaaaagaaataaaggacATTAGGTGAAGGTGTGGAAGATAGACCTCTCTCTCTATGTCCAACCACTACTACCAACAAATTAAAAGCTATGAAAATTGACATCTGGTGTGAAATGATCGATTTCACACGCGTCTTCTTCCTGGAACTGGCTTCTGCATGGGTCACTTCCttgatgtttttaatatatCCAGGTTGAGGGTGACGTATGGCTTATTATATGAACTTTTAGAGTGTTGTTTGACTGTGGCATGGATCTATATATTTGTCAAAGCGGATGGGTTGCATTCTTACTACTCATCCCGCATAAAAGCAAGAAGGTTAAAGGAGCTTGTGTTTTTGCAAAATATCCGGAACCAAAATGAACAAGCTATCAGCTTGCAGTTCTATGGCCTGTGGAATTTCTTtgcagcctaagatggtcctgGCGAGGTATATGTTCTTGAAACATGGATAAAATTTTCTGACATCCTGCTATTATTTTATGCATTTCACTCTCTAAAATTGTGCCATTGTTTGTTGATTGGCATACAGTTTGAGAGTACGTAAGCAGGGAAACGGTACGTGCCATGTATTGCATTTGTCTATATCCCTCTTAacttgttgtttttctttttcattttcttattaagGTTTCTTTAGCTACAAACTGGTTTGAACTGTTTAACTTGTCTGATCGCAGGTCGTTGCACAAATGTACCCCGTAATGTAAACTTGGAAAAGCTGCAAAATAACTATTTGTTTCCTGAGGTGTTGTTAAAATCTCATATTAATTACATCCTTTTTTGCTCCGCTTTTAAGTCcgctatttttaccattttaaaattttagcttctGCATAGTAGCACTTCAATATAATAGGAGGGGAGAATACTTGTAGCCCTTCTTTTTTCACTGGTGatggacattttatttattctcataCCGTAGGTCTttttaaatgatcaaattgattcTTTAAGGACAAAATATTGTTGCCTTTTCAGCTTGTTTCTTGGTTACATTCATTCTACCAAGCTCTTTACTGATTTTAAAACTACCACTACTTGGATTTTCTCTTGGGTGTCCCAAGGTGACCCAACATTTTACCATTTGATGATTCTAACCAGATTTCAAAGCGGGAGCTGCAGCACCTGGAAAAGTACCCAAATGCAAAAGTGATTAGCCTTGGAATTGGTGATACCACAGAGCCAATTCCCGAGCAAATCAGCCTTAGCATGGCTAATGTAAGTCTTGGTCAATTCCAGCCTGTTGTAATTTGTGTTGCTACGGTCTCTATGCAACTGGCTTATGTTATcattaacttccaaaatttccaAACGTATGGCTGTTAAACTTGATGGTTGGCAAGTTGATTGCTGTCTAATTCAGGGTTCGTCCCAGTGCAACCAAACCCATAAAATTGCAACCCTACATACGAAATGTTCATTTTGAACCTATCCATATGTTTTGGCAGTCATCAGTCTGTTCTGAGTTTAAGCTTTAATACTTAAGAGGGCTGCTCCTGATAACGAGTCCATGGGATAAACCACCTCTTGTCCCGCTTGAAGAAAGTGTTTTGTACCTAAGGCCAGCGTTGTCAAGGTGCACGCCTAGGTGCTGCACACATAAACAAAAGCGCCTACGCCTTCTACGGCTATCTTAAATAATCCAATGTCTGTCTTTGTGACGGGAGCAAAGGAAGGTTGCTTCATTTATTGAGAGATAAATATTTCACTTCTTTGTTATTTTGCAGTATGCACGTGCCCTTTCAACTGCTGACGGTTATAGGGGCTATGGAGCTGAGCAAGGGAATCAGGTATAGGTCTTTGTTTCACCTGTTCTGGTTTATTGTAAAGAAGACTTGTTTGTTAGCTGATTACTCTATCGGATTCATTTCTTGAGGTTCATCACATCTGTTACTGCCATTAGTTATGATTCCTAGACCTTTTTGTCTCTTTGTAGCCGACTCATGCCAAGTATTTGACAGTAGTATGACTTTCTCCCGTATTAGATTTGTTTTCTAAGCCTAGTTGGAAATTCAGTGGATAAATCATTTACTTATCCTGCTTCCAGTAGACGGCATTATACAGTTTTGAAACATAATGATGCTTTGTGGAAGTTTAACACTGCTCTAATATACTGAATTCCCTTCTGATGCCTAAGTTGTAACTTTGCGCTTATTGTGCTTTAGTAGgaattagacctgtccatgggcagggcggcccggcccggcccggcccgatggtccgcccaaaatatgggagggttcgggtaaaaatataggcccgaaatatgggtttgggcaaaaaaacgaggcctgtttaaaaaacgggccgggcttgggctcaacttttttagcccgagcccggcccgacccggcctgaatataataaatatatattttttatttttattttttaattttaaaatactttaaaaatatttttttatttttaaaatatttttttgtgtttattaaaaatcgggccgggctcgggcttattatttttttccctgggcctgggcaaaattttaggcccatatttcgggccgggccggccCCGGGCCTAAGAGTGGGCCAAAATTTTTCCGGGGCtggcccgaacccggcccggcccggcccatggacagttCTAGTAGGAATGATTGTTTAAACAATTATTTATCAGGTAAACTTTTCAAATATTAACGTTGTATGAATAACAGGCATTGAGGAAAGCAATTGCCGAAACATTTTACAAGGATGTCGCCATAAAGGACACAGAAGTTTTTGTATCAGATGGTTCTCAGTGTGATATTTCCCGCCTTCAGGTGACTCTTCATAtaagattgttttttttttatgccCCTCTTTGTTCCTTCAGCCAGCTGCCTGCATCTTATGCAAGTAATGTTACAACTGAGCTAACCTGCAGATTTCCTGTGTTAAAAGTACTAAACGCTTTTCTCTGTCGATATTTGCAGCTGCTTTTAGGTTCAAAAGTGACAATAGCCGTGCAGGATCCATCTTTTCCGGTGATGTTATCATGCTTCTATTTGTTTAACCTTATGTTCCACTGCATGTTGCTTTTTTAATAGCGGAAAATATCCTCAAGCAAGCTAAATATGgatataattttagtaataaacTACCATAATTAATCAATGTCTTGCTTGTAACTTTGAAGATGTTCTATACTAATGTGGGGCACTTGcatttgaaaatacaaaaatatcacAAAACGTGAAACTAATTTTTTCATAGAAAGAAATTAGAATTCTGCCCAAAGATTAGGTGTTACAGGAACCAAAGTAGTgtacttttcacaatttggttgTGCCTATCGTCATCATACTTTTTGTTCTGTCTGtaccattttcttaatttagtttcCCAAAATTGAACTAATCTTTAAATATGatcaaagggaaaaaaaaaaaaaggatatcTGATCATATTTGCCTTTTGCAACAATTTACGATGGATCCTTGAATTAGAGCTGTAATATTTAATATGGAAGATGTACTTTGTAACAGGGTTATATAGATTCAAGTGTCATAATCGGCCAGGCTGGTGATTTTCAAGACAAAACTGGGAAGTATCAAAACATTGAGTACATGCAGCTTGGCCCTCAGAATAATTTCTTCCCTGATTTAACGGTCACTCCAAGAACGGATATCATCTTCTTTTGTTCACCAAATAATCCTACAGGTCATGCAGCTACAAGGAAGCAATTACAGCAGCTTGTAGAGTTTGCAAGGGATAATGgatcaattattatttttgactCCGCTTATGCAGCCTATATCTCTGATGACAGTCctaaatcaatctttgaaattCCTGGTGCCAAAGAGGTACGTTGCTGACATGTCATCTAGCTAAGAAAAAAAGTCCTGCTTCAGTCTTCTGAATGTCAGGGTGTAATGTTTCTATAATTGAGGGCTAACCAACGACATTTGACCCTTTTGCCTTTCAATAGATTAAGCTCTAATGAAGTAGAACTAAATCCTAGACACCAGTCAACATTAGTTCGAGTACAGTTACTTGCAAGGCTTTGGCTAATGATTAGTTATTTACGAATGGTATATAGAAAGCATTTGAAGAAGAATCTCTTCATTTTGGGATTGTTAAATAGACTTGATAAATCTGCTTATGGCAGCTTGTAAAAACTGATTCTCACCATTTTAACAAGGATTTGCATTTTCAAAAGTATAATTGTTTCTAGAGGGTTCATGAgaacataaattttatgtttatagatTAATGAAATACCTggatggaaaagtgaattttaaaTCAATCTCTCAGGGTCCTTGAAACACAGTATATCAATTTATGTAGTTTTGAACCTACCCTTTTGTCTTGagactgaaaaagaaaaaaaaatttcctcaGGTTGCAATTGAAATTTCATCATTCTCCAAATTTGCTGGGTTCACTGGAGTTCGTCTTGGTTGGACGGTAGTGCCTGAAGAACTCTTGTTTTCAGGTGGGTTTCCTGTCATACATGATTTCAACCGCATTGTATGCACCTGCTTCAATGGAGCATCCAATATAGCTCAGGCTGGTGGACTAGCATGCCTTTCTCCAGAAGGTTTCCAGGTAAGTCCAAGAAAGCCTTGCACATAAATGTTCAGCTTTTCAGTCAAATGTGTATAAGGAGTATGACGGTGTGCTGGTATTCTGCTTGCGGGAATAGGTATGTTTGATGATGGTAATGAATCGTAATGGCCAAATTAGTTCTGTTGAAATGACTGCAGTCGACTCTGATTTGAGCAAAACCTTTGAGGAAGAAACAACAGTTGGTGAAAGAACATTATTTTGGCATGCAACTCTAACAAAATACAATCTATACTCTTTTAACTGCTCTATGATTGAGTATTCTAGAGGACTGctgaatttgtattttttatgattCTCAGGCTATCTGTGCAGTGATCGACTACTACAAGGAGAATGCAAAGATATTGGTAGATACGTTTGCCTCTCTTGGCTTAGAAGTTTATGGCGGTGTCAACGCCCCGTATGTTTGGGTGCATTTTCCTGGTTCAAAATCATGGAATATATTTGcagaaattcttgaaaagacTCATATAATAACGGTACCAGGATCTGGTTTTGGCCCTGGTGGTGGAGAGTATATCAGAATCAGTGCTTTTGGGAAAAGAAAGCACATCATAGAAGCATCATGGAGGCTGGAAAAACTTTTCTCCAAGGGAAAACCCCTTTTTAACtgtctaaaataaaatttaaaaaatatggtgTGTTTCACCGGCCATGCCATCTCATGGTATAATCATtgtgtaaaataataaaattaccagTGCCATGTAAGTTGGATCCCTTGGACTGATGATATTCAAGTGTTAAATATTGGTTGGCTATAAATCTTTCTTATAATCCTTTATGTTATTTGCAGGAATCCTATTTGTAACTTAAGCTATTCTACAGGAATTACAATATCCATTATCTGGTGGTTCTTTTCAATGTGTTGCATAAACTGGGCTTAATACAGGCGTATGCATAATTTCGAACTACAAATGTGGCTAAATACGTGGGCCACTAGAAAGATCAATTGCCAAGTCACAAGAATACTGAATATTGTACCGTCACTTAAAGGAGCCGTGAAATCAAGGTAAGATAAACAACAGGCACTTGTTTTCCAGTTCAAGAGAATTCCTTTGCTTTATATTATACAAGGATACAAGAGTAAAGgttataacttacataaatccCAATTTCAGTGTGCCGCTTGTAAAATCAACAGATCTAGTGAAACAAATAAGGGCAACCAAATAATTTTCGGAAAGTTGAAACTTAGATCCCTAAGTAGTCCAACAGTGGCGCTAGATATTGAGTGCCTGACAACTTACTAGTTCGGAAGATCCGGTCGTCCTTGTGGCAATAACCCTCCAAAGATCCGTTTCAAATGCTGTTGCAGGTTCTGCAGACTCGGGATGTGCACCAGGTGAGCTATCCAATGAATGGTTTTGCACATCAGCCTGCAAGACTGAAATATTGTTGTTGGCATCTTTAGTGATCACATGAAGCTTTCCCAGTAAACCAGAAAGTAAATAGGGAAAATCTGAATCAGTAAAGTCAGGAATGGGGACCTCTCCCACTACAACTTTCCATGCATCATCTTGGTAATCATATACCTTAATCCTCACACTTTCAGGAGAATTAGATGGATCGAGTGCATACAGCTCACCATCCACGGTGACACTCAATTTTGTTCCTGCCTGTCTTGCAGGCCAACCATCACCCATGCCAGCTGGCATTTCAACCCAAGAATTTACATCGGGATCATATACCTCCCCTCCAACATCAACAAAAAATGGCCAGCAATATAAACTTTGAGGCACAAATAACCTTCCCCTATATGATGTCATTCCTGTGGCAATCGGTTTGAGTAGATCAGCCAGAAAGGCCGTGGGTAGAATCTGAGCTTTTGAAAAGGGCATGCTTGGTAGTTGGGACCATATACCAGTATGAGGATCAAACACTTCAGCAGACTTAAGTGGAGTTAATCCACCATGGCCCCTGGTAACCCCTCCAACAACATATAGCTTATTGTTTAAGATGCCAGTCTTACAGTAGGCTCTACCAGTTGACATTGAACTTACTTCATTCCACGAATTTAGAACTGGATTATACTGCCAAACACAGCTCAGGGCTGACGCTCTAGAGAATCCTCCTAACACGTAGAGGCAGCCATCAACAGCACCAATAGCACACCCACAAAAAGGCATTCTGTCCAATGCATCCTTCCTCCCAAGCCAACCCCTAATGGCATCTGCAATTTTTATGCCAGAGTCAACCACATTCCACATCCGAAGGCTAGCTAAACGTTTCCTGGATTCAGCTTCAAAAGCAACATTGGGCATTTGAGGCAACCTCTGCCACCTTCTTGACAATGGATCCAAAGCATACCACAAAAGCTTGTCACCTTCAACCTTAGTCAATATATAGAGCCATTCTTCTGTTGTTCCTAGTTCTTTCCTTGTATTAAAAAGTTCAGTACTCATGATGGCAGCTTTCCAGGCTCGAGATACTAACCTCACATTCAAGTAATTAATCCTCGGAATTCTGGCAAGAATCTGATAAGATATCTCATCCGGAAGGCTAGGAATCAATCTTGAATTCTCTTCAGAAAGACATGATGACAACTTCTGCCTTTTGCATGTTCCATTTTGTGAAACATCTAAGGGCTCACTCATTCCAGCCCTGGAATTGTTTA of Gossypium raimondii isolate GPD5lz chromosome 3, ASM2569854v1, whole genome shotgun sequence contains these proteins:
- the LOC105795054 gene encoding aminotransferase ALD1, chloroplastic isoform X4; this encodes MNKLSACSSMACGISLQPKMVLASLRVRKQGNGRCTNVPRNVNLEKLQNNYLFPEISKRELQHLEKYPNAKVISLGIGDTTEPIPEQISLSMANYARALSTADGYRGYGAEQGNQALRKAIAETFYKDVAIKDTEVFVSDGSQCDISRLQLLLGSKVTIAVQDPSFPGYIDSSVIIGQAGDFQDKTGKYQNIEYMQLGPQNNFFPDLTVTPRTDIIFFCSPNNPTGHAATRKQLQQLVEFARDNGSIIIFDSAYAAYISDDSPKSIFEIPGAKEVAIEISSFSKFAGFTGVRLGWTVVPEELLFSGGFPVIHDFNRIVCTCFNGASNIAQAGGLACLSPEGFQVCLMMVMNRNGQISSVEMTAVDSDLSKTFEEETTVGERTLFWLSVQ
- the LOC105795054 gene encoding aminotransferase ALD1, chloroplastic isoform X2 translates to MNKLSACSSMACGISLQPKMVLASLRVRKQGNGRCTNVPRNVNLEKLQNNYLFPEISKRELQHLEKYPNAKVISLGIGDTTEPIPEQISLSMANYARALSTADGYRGYGAEQGNQALRKAIAETFYKDVAIKDTEVFVSDGSQCDISRLQLLLGSKVTIAVQDPSFPGYIDSSVIIGQAGDFQDKTGKYQNIEYMQLGPQNNFFPDLTVTPRTDIIFFCSPNNPTGHAATRKQLQQLVEFARDNGSIIIFDSAYAAYISDDSPKSIFEIPGAKEVAIEISSFSKFAGFTGVRLGWTVVPEELLFSGGFPVIHDFNRIVCTCFNGASNIAQAGGLACLSPEGFQVCLMMVMNRNGQISSVEMTAVDSDLSKTFEEETTVGERTLFWHATLTKYNLYSFNCSMIEYSRGLLNLYFL
- the LOC105795054 gene encoding aminotransferase ALD1, chloroplastic isoform X1; translation: MNKLSACSSMACGISLQPKMVLASLRVRKQGNGRCTNVPRNVNLEKLQNNYLFPEISKRELQHLEKYPNAKVISLGIGDTTEPIPEQISLSMANYARALSTADGYRGYGAEQGNQALRKAIAETFYKDVAIKDTEVFVSDGSQCDISRLQLLLGSKVTIAVQDPSFPGYIDSSVIIGQAGDFQDKTGKYQNIEYMQLGPQNNFFPDLTVTPRTDIIFFCSPNNPTGHAATRKQLQQLVEFARDNGSIIIFDSAYAAYISDDSPKSIFEIPGAKEVAIEISSFSKFAGFTGVRLGWTVVPEELLFSGGFPVIHDFNRIVCTCFNGASNIAQAGGLACLSPEGFQAICAVIDYYKENAKILVDTFASLGLEVYGGVNAPYVWVHFPGSKSWNIFAEILEKTHIITVPGSGFGPGGGEYIRISAFGKRKHIIEASWRLEKLFSKGKPLFNCLK
- the LOC105795054 gene encoding aminotransferase ALD1, chloroplastic isoform X3, yielding MNKLSACSSMACGISLQPKMVLASLRVRKQGNGRCTNVPRNVNLEKLQNNYLFPEYARALSTADGYRGYGAEQGNQALRKAIAETFYKDVAIKDTEVFVSDGSQCDISRLQLLLGSKVTIAVQDPSFPGYIDSSVIIGQAGDFQDKTGKYQNIEYMQLGPQNNFFPDLTVTPRTDIIFFCSPNNPTGHAATRKQLQQLVEFARDNGSIIIFDSAYAAYISDDSPKSIFEIPGAKEVAIEISSFSKFAGFTGVRLGWTVVPEELLFSGGFPVIHDFNRIVCTCFNGASNIAQAGGLACLSPEGFQAICAVIDYYKENAKILVDTFASLGLEVYGGVNAPYVWVHFPGSKSWNIFAEILEKTHIITVPGSGFGPGGGEYIRISAFGKRKHIIEASWRLEKLFSKGKPLFNCLK
- the LOC105795053 gene encoding F-box/kelch-repeat protein At1g22040; translated protein: MGAFLSLNNSRAGMSEPLDVSQNGTCKRQKLSSCLSEENSRLIPSLPDEISYQILARIPRINYLNVRLVSRAWKAAIMSTELFNTRKELGTTEEWLYILTKVEGDKLLWYALDPLSRRWQRLPQMPNVAFEAESRKRLASLRMWNVVDSGIKIADAIRGWLGRKDALDRMPFCGCAIGAVDGCLYVLGGFSRASALSCVWQYNPVLNSWNEVSSMSTGRAYCKTGILNNKLYVVGGVTRGHGGLTPLKSAEVFDPHTGIWSQLPSMPFSKAQILPTAFLADLLKPIATGMTSYRGRLFVPQSLYCWPFFVDVGGEVYDPDVNSWVEMPAGMGDGWPARQAGTKLSVTVDGELYALDPSNSPESVRIKVYDYQDDAWKVVVGEVPIPDFTDSDFPYLLSGLLGKLHVITKDANNNISVLQADVQNHSLDSSPGAHPESAEPATAFETDLWRVIATRTTGSSELVSCQALNI